One Oncorhynchus gorbuscha isolate QuinsamMale2020 ecotype Even-year unplaced genomic scaffold, OgorEven_v1.0 Un_scaffold_2989, whole genome shotgun sequence DNA segment encodes these proteins:
- the LOC124027201 gene encoding N-acylneuraminate cytidylyltransferase-like translates to MAAANKRTLSGIGDVRDRKAKVIKDSGEKRHIAALILARGGSKGIPLKNIKMLAGVPLIGWVLRAAVDSKQFDSVWVSTDHDDIEKVAKAWGAQVHRRSPEVSKDSSSSLDTIQEFARLNPEVEVICHIQATSPCLHPFHLKEALEMITKQGFTSVFSVVRRHHFRQEVKKGGSVATQPLNLDPCNRPRRQDWDGELCENGSFYIYTRATIERGLQGGKWVYYEMLPEYSVDIDVDIDWPVAEQRVLRFGYFGLDKPEVVRLLLCNVSGCLTDGRVLISVSGEEMVSVNTRDTMGIRMLQREGVEV, encoded by the exons ATGGCCGCTGCAAACAAACGTACGCTATCGGGCATCGGAGATGTGAGAGACAGAAAAGCAAAGGTTATTAAAGACAGCGGTGAGAAGAGACACATCGCAGCCCTGATCCTGGCGAGGGGAGGCAGTAAGGGGATCCCCCTGAAGAATATCAAAATGCTCGCCGGTGTCCCCCTCATCGGATGGGTTCTGAGAGCTGCAGTGGACTCCAAACAGTTTGACAG TGTGTGGGTATCAACTGACCATGATGACATTGAGAAGGTAGCCAAGGCATGGGGAGCTCAGGTTCACCGCAGGAGCCCAGAGGTGTCCAAAGACTCCTCCAGCTCTCTTGACACCATCCAGGAATTCGCCAGATTAAACCCAG AGGTGGAGGTGATCTGTCACATCCAGGCCACGTCTCCCTGCCTGCACCCCTTCCACCTGAAGGAGGCCCTGGAGATGATCACCAAGCAGGGCTTCACGTCCGTCTTCTCCGTGGTCCGACGACACCACTTCCGCCAGGAGGTGAAGAAAGGAG GTAGTGTCGCCACCCAGCCTCTGAACTTAGACCCGTGTAACAGGCCCCGGAGACAGGACTGGGATGGAGAGCTGTGTGAGAACGGATCTTTCTACATTTATACCAGAGCGACGATAGAGAGAGGCCTGCAG GGGGGGAAGTGGGTTTACTATGAGATGCTGCCAGAGTACAGTGTGGATATTGATGTGGATATCGACTGGCCCGTGGCAGAACAGAGAGTACTGAG GTTTGGTTACTTTGGCCTGGACAAGCCTGAGGTGGTGCGTCTGCTGCTGTGTAACGTCTCCGGCTGTCTGACTGACGGCCGcgtcctcatctctgtctctggagAGGAGATGGTCTCAGTCAACACCAGAGATACTATGGGTATCCGCatgctgcagagagagggagtggaggta